The genomic region cctataaatacccatgtttCGTTTCATTATTTCTCATTCTTAGATTCTTACACATAACACCTCCACTAACCCGGTTAGTTATTGTAAACTATATTACAAAATTTTTGATATTCAATTGATAGTTCTCAAGTGTTTATACAATAAGTTTTTATACaatctttttttgtttatttttttttttgttatcagAGTATTAAGGATCATGGAACGTATTGGTGATGACATGATGTTTGAAGAGATCTTATCGAGACTACCTGCAAAGGTAGTTTGTCAATTCAAGTGTGTTTGCAAACAATGGTGTTATGAGTTATCTACACCAAAGTTTGTTTTAATACATACTCGACGAGTTTCAAACTTACTACAAAAGAAGCTGCTCTCTTTGAATGAAAATACCATTGTCGTTGACGACATAGTATCTGGCAACTTGGAAGTCGATACCAGAAAAATCGTCACTTTTCCATACGATGTCGAGCCATCGTTATTAATCATTATAGGTTCGTTTAACGGACTGATTTTACTTTGCATTAGGAGGACTGATGCCAATGAGCTCGTCCTTTGGAATCCAACGACTAGGCGTTTTAAGTTGATATCGGACGACTATTTTAGTCGTTATTTTGGTCGACATGACGATACGGGTGGGATGTACGTTGACGAGCACAACGATCTGAAAGTGCTTCATATTAACTGTTTCGCTGGGGCAGTTACTGCTCGTGTATATTCACGACATAATGACTCATGGAGAAAATTGAGTTTCTTGAAAGGATGTATGTTAGGTTCAAACTTTTATTCATGGTCTCCTGGAATTTATTCCggcaaaacaatttatttcacTGTTTCCAATTACTGGATTCCACCTGGTGAATGTAACATTGTTGCTATTGATGTTATATCTGAATCCTTCAGTATTCTTCGTTTTCCCGAGCGTATTCAAGACAATCCTTGCCAAGTGCATTTTTTAACAATTTCGAACAAGCTCCATGGCATTGTTGTTCGATATTCTGATGAACTAACTGCAGAATTGGTCaaatatgaagatgatgattggatAACGGTATTTTCTTTCAGCAATGCTCGCATAGTTCAACATTTGGAGCCGCAGCAAAGGACGAATATAATTCAAGACAATAAGTGGTTGATAACAAGTATTTGGGGAGATACTGTTGAAGTTCTACTGTGCAACAATTCTTTTAACTACATTCAAATGGTTGACAGCTTTAACGGACCTAAAGGCGCATTATTTTTGGAGACAATCGTTTCGCCTTTCTGATAGAAAAATTTAATTAAATTGATACTATTTCATCTTTTGTTTATCGAACTATGTAATTTGTTTCAAGTGTCTTGTGTTTTATCTTTTCCTTAGTTTAATAATAAAAGAATTAAGTGTATTATGTTTCATGTTTAATTATGTCAAAAAAATTGCTGTATTAAATTACATATTTGGACGGCCCAATGATAGTTTACAAATTAAATTTGTAGGCCAGTATTTGTTGGTATATGtgattttggattattttttataaaGCGGCCCAATCAATTTTTATAAAGCGGCCCATTAACCTGGTATAATTACATTTTCTATTACTATAATACCATATgtcaataaaaaatatattactcaaatttacttataTACGTTTACACAACTTTCCTATTTAACTTAATATCTATTAGTAATTTAAAAGATCTTATACACTATTTATAACTGTGTATCCAAAAATACCCCAATCTTTTCAAAATGCCAGTCAAAGCTGTAAACGTATTtcaatttaataattatatttttttctgTTTTCATGTAATTAATAAGGTTTAAAAAAATACTATCATACTAAATGAGTTTCACTATATCTATATACATTTTACAAAAGTTAACGGGGTTTATGTAAATATGTATTTAATCCTTTGCTATCTGGACCGAATATCCAGGCTATTACAGAGCATTATtaaacatcaacaaatatcacTTTTCAAAACTTCATACAATCATCACATAGAAATATCTTCATCATCTCCAaacattattataattatatttcaCTCTTAACCTAAAAGTTAATAATTCCACATGAAACCTTTAAACACTCATGGAGGCCAAATTGGAATATTACTAAAACCGAATAAAAGATTTTGTTAGGAAGGGAAAGAACACACTAATTAGTTTACTAATTTTATCTATGTATTTGTATTTCAAATATAATTTTCCCTATCCCGGGatgttcccgggtgatagcctagtaGTGTTTATACAACAACAAAATCGTATATGTTTATTTAGAAAGTAAGATTTGGAGTTGGAGTCCAATTGGTAAAACCGGAAAGAAAAATCCACACAAAATCTAAATGTTCCCCACACTTTAGGAGACCCACCAACACCAATTTTATCTAATTCATCATTTCGTTAACATGTTCCTGCTTTATCACCCCCAACGGTTCAATAACAACAAAAAGTATCTCCAAAATAATTTTAAGATTTTGAAAACACAATTTAACGATACTTAAACCTAATATAAcacaataaaatataatataatcaaTTATTGTTTGACACGTAACTAAAACATTTCATTTTATCTTTTTGGATTTGTATTAaagtattaaataatattatgCGAAAAAAGGACCCGCAAACAGCATAtagaaaataaagttaaaaaaagtATAAAATTCCTGCTAACATCTATTTCAATCTGATATTTGTGTATCAATCTCGATATTCTCCTTCACATTATTCACACTATCATCTTTTATTTATATTTTCTTTTCTtcatgaaaatgtttatttatttaacatgAAATAAGATGGTTATTTCTAACTAGTATTTTCAGATCTGGATCAGACTGGCCGGTCGGATCAGGAATCGGAACCTTGGCCGGTCTGGTTCAAGCTATCGAACCGAATGGATGAGAATCGGGAGGTCGGACCGGGACTTTAAAGGGTCGAACCGAATTTTGATTAAAAAATTCTCACTTTaccttatttatttttatattatttaggATGTCATCCGGTTCTCACATCCGATAGAACTGGTCCAATCAGTGGACCATTAAGTAGACCGTTCAACGTCCGTTTAGCTCATTAGGTAGGTACAACCTTAAATACCATTAACGTAAAAATCAGATATTAGAAAACCCCTAAAGATATAATATAAAAGATTAACAGTTATAttgatataaaaacaaaaaaaaatgaaaaaaaattaaaatacttAATCCAACGcaattacaaaacaaacaaaaaaaaaacataaaattctTTTACTTCTAATTTATactcaccaaaaaaaaaaaacccacacCAAAATACCAAATAACTAACAATaacctatttttttattttttattttgttcaATTACATGCGGAAGCCATTACCGAGTGCTAAACTTGTATCCAAAACAGTTGTTTCATAAACCGGCAATTCATCTCCGTAATTCTCCATTCCAATTGCAGAAAAATTCTCCAGTTCGAACAGATCGGAGCTTGCGTTGCTACcgacatcatcatcttcatcgtcttCGTAATTCAGGTCAGTTTCATTTTCAGCTTTTACAGTTTTTGTAATCAAATCAAACTCGCATTCTACTTTCTTCTGGTAATTCCTCAACAAATTCCTCGCAGCTTCTTCAATACGACGAGTTTTCTCGTTCGTATAAACCCTAGGTTCTTCATTTTTTACGACTTTGATTGCATGTGTATTCGATTCGTCTCCGTACAGAGATTTGTGTCCACACGGTTGAGAATCATCGCCTACGATTACACTCACAGGATAGAATCTCACTGATCTCTTTTTGTTGTTGCTTTGTTTACCTCTAGACGACGGAGTTTTGCTCAAGCACGAACGTGAGAACGAAGATGCTGATGAACATGTTGATCCGCTTGCGGATTTTGATTGTGTGCTGTCGTCGTAACATCCGGTTGAgatcttcgtgttcttcgtgttgGTTGTAGTGAAAATCGAGTTTAAAAATGTTGCTAACTTACCTCCTGGAGATATCGGTTGCTTCGCCTTCTTTAAGTCTCCGTAGATCTTCATTGCTCGTGATTTTGTCTTCATCACGAGCTTGCTTTCGTGTTTCTGTTTCGTTTGTGAGTCATGTTGTTGTTCGAATTGGTACCGTTGTTGTTGATACATGTTCGTGTGTTTTGCACTCGTTGTGTATTCATGGTGTCGGTTTGAGCTTGTGCGGATCGGTTTAGGTCTGGACGAGACGCAGTAAACCGATTCGGTTTCAGACGATGAAAAACCGCCGCCACTGCTTGAATCTGACGAGCTGGAACTTGAATTTCCGCTTCGATGAGAGCTCCGTTTGAAATCGACAACAGATCTTACTTCCTTCCCCATCCAATTCTCGATCAGGCAATCTCGTACCTCTCGTCCATGACCGGAGTGATACTGTCGTTTAACATCACGATCATGTTGAAAATAGTCATTAGTGAAGAAACTACTATGTTTTTCTCTAGTAGTTTCTCTATAACCTATCGATTCGTGGTCTGCTCGTTCATCAATTGAGCGATAGATCTCATCGAGCAGAGAGGACGAAAAAGACGGATTCTCTCTGGCTGGTCTGTACATGATTTTTTTGAAGAAACAAATCCTAGCCGGATGGCTTTGGATCGATGCGAATTGAATGAAGTGAAATTGGTTGAATAGATAGATAGATAGCTAAGGAAAAAGGAAATGGGAACACATTTTGAACAAAAGGTAAGAAAAAGGTAAGGGGTGGATTGCTTGTCTAGTTACAATGAGTGAAAATGGAGATTTGGGAACACAGTGGGAAGGAGTGAATGATTTGGGGTTTAGAGAAGCCACAGGTGTGAAGTGGAAAACATGggtttgttgatgatgatgagagagagagagggaggtgGTGGTTGGTACTGGTGGTGATTGTTCTCTCCAACTTATGCTGCCTTTTTATAAAGAGAGGGGAGGAGGACGTTGTAATGAGATGCTGATGCCTTTGTCTTCCTCTAGGTGCAGagtataaatatataattatgagGTATGTTTACTTTACCCTACTACTACTCTATTTCGACTTTCCAATCTCTAACATACTTGCAGCTTGGGACTAAATATTATTGTTTAGCATTGATTTCAAAAAGTAATTTTAAATACATAATCAAGTAACAAGAATAAGGGTGCGTTTGGTTCGCGGAATGATTtgaaattggaattggaatttgtataggaattagaatttgaaggaattggatttggaacttaaacattccaattggaattggaaattgttggaattggaatctcaattacatttttgttgtgtttggttgtcaaatgaattggaatccatcaccccGACACCCGCAACCAccagttcgggtcgaaacggttcggttcgaaacggttcgcgtcgaaacggtacgtgtCGAAACGCTTCGCGTCAAAACGGTACgggaaacggtacgggtcgaaacggttcgggtcgaaacgttACGCGTCGAAacagttcgattcgaaacggtacgggtcgaaacgataCGGGTCGAAATGGTACATGTCAaaatggttcgcgtcgaaacggttcgattcgaaatggtacgggtcgaaacggtactggtcgaaactaTTAAACGTTTCAGATCGAAACCAGTATGGGTCGAAaaggtacgggttgaaacggttcgggtcgaaaggttgaagattccaatgaatttactttaattccttcacatataggaaggaatttgaaggaattcatgcctaattccaattccaatgtcaaccaaacacatgaagattggaattgggattccaattccatcaaattctgtgaaccaaacatcttaagaAATGGAATTCAAATTGCAATTCCCTtaaatttcattaaattcatgcgaaccaaacgccccctaatAACCATACACGGTAAAATTCCATGGGTTAGAGAAGGGTGGGATACAGACACACACCGTTTACCAAGCGCCTATGGTCTATCCGATCCTGGTGGATAGATCAAAAGGCAAACAAATAATCAACTAACGAAACCCATTAGGGagtaggggtggtcatcactcatcactcactcacagcttccaatcaagttccgccatgtcataaagcattattccatcactatggatgaattttagtggaaatgcatatcactcaccacacccaacaattttccCTCACAGCCAACAATTTTCCTCACCACCCAATACCACATCATGCGTGATATATAAAACGCGTTTTCATTTTGAGTGTCGGTGGTATATAACGAGTTATATATCATCATCACGGGGAAAAACTCTTCCACCCGGGTCCCCTTACAGGAGAAGGTATATATTTAGAAGCATTGAGGAACCAAATGCTAAACAAAGAGTGTATCGTCTGGTATTAGTACTGGTTTTTTATACATGAGTAAAAAGTCATGAGTCTGTGATTGTTTGTTAAGCGCATTGATTACAAGATTAATTGTTTGTGGGTGTAAATCGTTTAATATTAAAAAGTGATCCgtttaaactttttaatttttttctaaacAAAATGCAATTTTTTTAAACGCATTCCTAGTTCTTTACATGTAGATAAGCGTGGTCAAACATTGGAAATAATTGTATGTGAGAAAATGACATATTtaaaaaagaaatttaaaaacTGCACAAAATAGTGAAAATACCCTTAAGAtaaaaaagaaatttaaaaacTGCACAAAATAGTGAAAATACCCTTAAGAATATGGAGGTCACTATTACAGGTGACGTTCACTTCGGAACTAAAAAGTTGGGGTTCGTTACTTTTGAAAACGTATATTgttatttttgtatatttttgcttataaggggactaggggtggttcactagtgatagaatctatcactcacaagcaccaatcaagttccgtcatgtcatcgaccatttttccatcactcacaaccttttttagtgggggggggggggggggggtcatcactcatcaccacacccaacaatttccccccaaccaacaaatacccTCACAAAAAAAACCATCACGGCGTGGAAAAATTAACGAAAACGGAAGTGCGTTAATGTATCACGCGTGGAACTTTATGCCGGCGGTGGGAATAATATGGCCATCACGCGTTATACATTTGTATAACTTGACCGCCCCGGGTCACCTAATATTGTGTCATTTGTATAAAATTCTGAGTTCGTCCCTAACTCCTACTTAGAATTGTGTCTTCGACTACTGATGAGTTTTATAGTGTAAATGAGTCCAGCTGAGCTCGAACTCAACTCGTTCAGTTTAAGAGAGCTCCGTGAAATCGGGCCTGCGTTATGCATATCTCAAGTTATTTGGGAGTTGGGATCCTATCCCCCTCTTTGATCTTCTATTGAATCCAAATATCGGGTGCATACTTCATTGATTTAAGGTGTATTTATAATTACTCCTTTCCCTTGGTGATTCTTGGCATTTGAATTCAAACTTTATCTATTGTCATAAGATACTTATTGAGTTAAAGTTATCTTGAGTATAAGTTGGGCCTTAAAATGTTAATCCTCAATTCTCTAGAATTTAAGGTGTTCATCATCAATAACAAATAGCTTATTAGTATGATATAAACATTTTTCTTAATTTTGATCAAGTATTCTCTAGGGATTAATTTGTATCACCTTGAATTTAAACACTTTGATAAGGCTAAAATTGTTACCAGAAATGGAGATAACTACATATAATTGCTATATATAACAACAAAAACCATAAAATCAAATGTCATGATTCAATTGCCTTTAAAAAATGTCATGATACAATCAAActtatattaaatagtttttcttttAAGACTTTATTTTTTTCTTGTATATATCTCATATGTTGTATAAGTGCTTCTGAGTGTGTCACGGTTCATTACTTAAAATTAATTTTGTATCAAACATTCATATACTTCGCAAGGCAAACACTAAGCTAACCCCTACCACTAA from Helianthus annuus cultivar XRQ/B chromosome 10, HanXRQr2.0-SUNRISE, whole genome shotgun sequence harbors:
- the LOC110886476 gene encoding protein BIG GRAIN 1-like A, with the protein product MYRPARENPSFSSSLLDEIYRSIDERADHESIGYRETTREKHSSFFTNDYFQHDRDVKRQYHSGHGREVRDCLIENWMGKEVRSVVDFKRSSHRSGNSSSSSSDSSSGGGFSSSETESVYCVSSRPKPIRTSSNRHHEYTTSAKHTNMYQQQRYQFEQQHDSQTKQKHESKLVMKTKSRAMKIYGDLKKAKQPISPGGKLATFLNSIFTTTNTKNTKISTGCYDDSTQSKSASGSTCSSASSFSRSCLSKTPSSRGKQSNNKKRSVRFYPVSVIVGDDSQPCGHKSLYGDESNTHAIKVVKNEEPRVYTNEKTRRIEEAARNLLRNYQKKVECEFDLITKTVKAENETDLNYEDDEDDDVGSNASSDLFELENFSAIGMENYGDELPVYETTVLDTSLALGNGFRM